Genomic DNA from Candidatus Koribacter versatilis Ellin345:
ACGCTGAGCGCTTACCGGTTCTGCGAATAGTTGAGAAGATGCTTCGAGCGACCCAACGCTGATTCCAGCAGCCCTGAATCACGGACTCCCGGTTGACCGCCGTGCCTACCGAGTTGTTTGTCGTGGATAGCGAGGGCGTCTTGGAGTTCAACCCAGACAGGCTCTTCCACTACTCTGCCAGTCTGCGCAGAACGTCATGGTTCTCGTCCATGATCTCTTCCGCCACTTTCATCTTCTCTTCGAACGTCGCTCGCGAGGCGGAGAGAAGTACCCCATCGGACACTTCGGAGACCTGAACGGTGCTGCCCTCGGTCACCTTCAATTTATCCAAAAGCTCTTTGGGGAGGATGATCGCGAAGGAGCCGCCAACGTTCGTCACTTTTACGCTCGTGACCACGGGAACCTCACTTCACTATTATGCCCTAACGTGGCTCGTTACTTCTTCTTTGCCACAACCTTCTTCTTGGCAGGCGGAGCGGCTTTCTTCGCGACCGGTTTGGGCTCCGGCTTCTTCGCGACAGGGGCAGCTTTCTTGCCGGTCCCGTTATGGTTTGCTGCTACAGGCACATGCTTCGTAACAGGAGCGGGCTTCGCGACGAGAGCAGACTTTGCAGCTGCGGGCTTCGCGGCTAAAACAGATTTCGTCACCGGCGCAGTTTTTCCAGCAACCGGTTTCGCGGCGACCGCAGGTTTCGGCGCTTCGGCTGGAAGCGGTGGCGGCACAGGCGTGGGAGCTTCCAAAACCGGCGATTCCCCGAGCGCCTTCATCACTATGCCGCGCATTTCCTCGACCGGCGCAGGCTTGCCGCTCCAAATCTCAAATTGACGCGCTCCCTGCTGCACAAACATCTCGTAGCCCGGAATCGTCGCCAATCCTTTGGCTTTCGCCAACTGGATCAACCGAGTGTTCACCGGGTTATAGACCATGTCGAACACGATGCGCGCCCGCAATTCATCGGCTTCGAGCGGGCTCACCTTCGGGTTCATCATGCCGACCGAGGTCGCGTTGATGATCACGTCGAAATCGAGCTTTTTCAAATCGGCTCGCTTTACGACCTTCGCACCCGCTTCCTTCGCCAACTTTTGCGCCTTCGGCACGGTGCGATTCACGATCGAAATGTGTGCCCCGCGTGCCGCCAATCCGAACACCGCTGCGCGCGCTGCGCCACCGGCGCCTACCACCAGGATTTTCGCCCCAGTCACGGTGATGCGGTCCGAAAGCGGCCCAACGATCCCAGCCACGTCGGTATTAAATCCGTAGAGCTTTCCGTCTTGCGCGCGGACGATCGTATTCACCGCGCCAATCTTGCGCACCAGGTCGTCGGTGTTCGCGAGGTGCTTCACCATCTCCTCTTTATGCGGCATGGTGATGCTCAACCCGCGCAGAGGAATGTCGCGAATACACGCCATCAGATCGTCGGTCTTTTTTGTGTGCAACGCCAGATACACGCCATTCACGTTCTCGCGGCGGAACGCCAGGTTCATCATCGCCGGCGACAACGAATGCGCTACTGGATCTCCGGCAACGCCGTACACATGCGTGGCGGCGTCCACGTGGTCAATACGGAAAGTGCTCCGCAGGTCGCGATAGGTGACCTGTCCCGGCGCCGTCTCTTCGCCCGCGGAAGCCGCCGCAAAGGTAAATACACTGCCCGCTCGGACCGACAAAACCCGGCTGATAATGCCTTGCTCGCCCATGCACAGCCCGATCAGCCAGTAATCGTGCCCGTGCTTCTCCAGGAACTTCATCATCTGCACGTTGTCGTACAGGGAGGTCGCCGTGGAGACCACTTTGTAATATTCGACGTGGATTTTCACCATCCGGGCGAGGATGTCATCCAGCTTCTTGGTTGCCTTAAAGTCATGAAAAGACAGGATGATCGAGGCTGCTTCACGAAGCTTTTGCAGCTCCGAGGCCTTCACCGACTCCGCTGTCTCCAGTTCCACGTCCAGAAGTTGACATCCGGCTGCCGCGGCCTTGGCCAGGATTTCGAGCTGCGCCGAGGCCGACCCCTTAAATTTGCCCCCGTTGACCGCCCTCCGACAGGTACCAATGATGACGGCATCGGGCCGGGTTTCGAGCAGGCGCTTCACCTTGGGGAGCGCCGCTGCGGGGTTGGTCAGGTAGTCTAACCTGAACTCAAGAAAGGGGTTTTCGCGGATTATGCCTTCCGCTTTGGCGATCATTTCCTCCGGCGTCGCGCCGATTACGGCGACGCAAACACGGGGAATGCGCGAGCGGAGGATGCGGGGCGCGTTGTAGCCGGAAGTTGCCATCGTAGCCGGATACTTCCGGCGTCGCGATAGTAACGATGCACTAATCTAGTTGCAACACCCTTTTCAAGTTACGGAAGATATTTCGCGATTTTGCACCTCTGGGGTAACTAGACTGGCAAACAGGTTCTTGACCAGCAGCTACTCCTCTGATACTTTTGCGCCTCAGCCATAGTTCTGCATCGTCAACGACATGCAGCCGCACAGCGGTCCCCCCGGGGCTCATTGACCTTCGCCGCTTGCGCGTGATCTCAGATCGCGTATGGTACGAAGTCTTGCTCGTAAGATCAGGTTCGCACGCATCGGTTGTAGGTTTCGCCTCGGCTCACGGAGGGGTTATGAAAAAAGCTCTGCTTCTCGTTACTCTCGCTGCCAGCGCAGCGGCATTTGGTCAGGCCGACGTTACGGCCGCGCAGGCCGCGCAAAACACTCAAACATCGCCTACCGTGTTGCCGTCCAACATCGTGACGAAGGGCACTACCGCCTCCTACACAGACACGTACTGTGCCGGCTATATGTCGCCGACCGACGTTTCCAACGCGTCGTTCGTAGTCGCGGGAGAGCAGTCGCCCAACACCGCGCGCTTCGTAAAGAATGACTCCATCCTTCTCAACGGCGCAGGCTGGCAGGAAGGCCAGAAGGTCTCCGTCGTCCGCCGCGCCAAGGACCCCAACTATTACAAGCTTTACGACGGCCAAAACGCCGAGACCAAGAAGGCCGGCTTTGTCTTCTACGATATGGCCCAGGCGACGGTCACCAATGTTGCGGGAGCCAATGCGGTCGCACACATTGATTTCAGCTGCGATCCGGTCGTCCCTGGCGACTTGATAGTCCCCTTCCAGGAGCGTGCGATTGCTGCATTCCACGCGCGCCCGTACAACTTCCAGCACTGGACGCCGCTCAAGAAATCCACCACTGGCCGCATTGTCCTCAGCAAGGACTTCGATGCGTACCTCGGCGAAGGCAAGAAGTTCTACGTCAACATTGGCACCACCCAGGGCTTGAAGGTTGGTGATTACGTCCGCATCTATCGCGGTTGGGAAGACAACGAGATGGATCCGTCGGATGAAGGGTCTCTGATGTCCATCAACTACGAAGACGACCAGTTCAAAGAGCCGCCGCTGAAGACGAAGCGTTGGGCAGAACTGCCGAAGCGCGGGCTTGCGGAAGCCGTGATTCTCTACACCACGCCGACCACCGCAACCGCCATGATCACCTACGCGATCGAGGACGTTCACATTGGCGATCACTTCGAACTGATGGCGCCGGAAGCTGGCGAAGCCAGCGGCGGAAGCCACTAACCAACTTTCAGCAGAAACAAGAATGCGCCGCAAATGCGGCGCGTTTCTTTTTGCGGAAAACTACTCTCCAAAGATTTCAGCCGTGAACGCCTCGATGGAAGCACCACGCTGCCATGCATCCACAGGCAGCATCGCCTTACGACAGGTCTCGCTCAGGAACGTCTGGGCGTCCCAGTTGCGCTCCGTTGCAACTTG
This window encodes:
- the aroE gene encoding shikimate dehydrogenase encodes the protein MATSGYNAPRILRSRIPRVCVAVIGATPEEMIAKAEGIIRENPFLEFRLDYLTNPAAALPKVKRLLETRPDAVIIGTCRRAVNGGKFKGSASAQLEILAKAAAAGCQLLDVELETAESVKASELQKLREAASIILSFHDFKATKKLDDILARMVKIHVEYYKVVSTATSLYDNVQMMKFLEKHGHDYWLIGLCMGEQGIISRVLSVRAGSVFTFAAASAGEETAPGQVTYRDLRSTFRIDHVDAATHVYGVAGDPVAHSLSPAMMNLAFRRENVNGVYLALHTKKTDDLMACIRDIPLRGLSITMPHKEEMVKHLANTDDLVRKIGAVNTIVRAQDGKLYGFNTDVAGIVGPLSDRITVTGAKILVVGAGGAARAAVFGLAARGAHISIVNRTVPKAQKLAKEAGAKVVKRADLKKLDFDVIINATSVGMMNPKVSPLEADELRARIVFDMVYNPVNTRLIQLAKAKGLATIPGYEMFVQQGARQFEIWSGKPAPVEEMRGIVMKALGESPVLEAPTPVPPPLPAEAPKPAVAAKPVAGKTAPVTKSVLAAKPAAAKSALVAKPAPVTKHVPVAANHNGTGKKAAPVAKKPEPKPVAKKAAPPAKKKVVAKKK
- a CDS encoding AbrB/MazE/SpoVT family DNA-binding domain-containing protein, with product MVTSVKVTNVGGSFAIILPKELLDKLKVTEGSTVQVSEVSDGVLLSASRATFEEKMKVAEEIMDENHDVLRRLAE